A stretch of the Geovibrio thiophilus genome encodes the following:
- a CDS encoding LapA family protein, translating into MKIISNTIKLLIIAVVVIFAVMNVQQVEVTYFFNSPAVKMPLFLVIIAAMVIGLVLSSMLYFFDRMKLTSEIRKLKKKVKTGEDEIKRLRSLPFNGNSSKEI; encoded by the coding sequence ATGAAAATAATCAGCAACACGATCAAGCTGCTCATAATAGCGGTGGTAGTTATTTTTGCGGTAATGAATGTTCAGCAGGTGGAAGTCACCTACTTTTTCAACTCTCCCGCTGTGAAGATGCCCCTTTTTCTTGTTATCATAGCGGCAATGGTGATAGGGCTTGTGCTCTCCTCCATGCTGTATTTCTTTGACAGGATGAAGCTTACAAGCGAAATACGAAAGCTTAAGAAAAAGGTGAAAACCGGAGAGGACGAAATAAAAAGGCTCCGCAGTCTGCCGTTTAACGGAAACTCATCCAAGGAGATCTGA
- a CDS encoding HIT family protein yields the protein MSYISGLGKTESCIFCDKPSEDEDKKNLILHRGKKAFVIMNLFPYNNGHLMVAPYKHTGDFLELDDDEMLEIMQLTQLAIRVLRKTMNPAGFNTGFNIGKAAGAGIDAHLHFHIVPRWVGDTNFMPVVGEMKVISEHIEVTYANLLECFRREAE from the coding sequence ATGTCATACATAAGCGGACTTGGCAAAACGGAAAGCTGCATCTTCTGCGATAAACCGTCCGAAGATGAAGATAAGAAAAACCTTATCCTCCACAGAGGGAAAAAAGCGTTTGTAATCATGAACCTTTTCCCTTACAACAACGGTCACCTCATGGTAGCTCCCTATAAGCATACCGGCGATTTTCTGGAGCTGGATGATGATGAGATGCTTGAGATAATGCAGCTCACACAGCTTGCCATAAGAGTGCTCAGAAAAACCATGAATCCCGCAGGCTTCAACACCGGCTTTAACATTGGCAAGGCGGCGGGAGCGGGCATAGACGCCCACCTGCACTTTCATATAGTTCCCCGCTGGGTCGGGGACACAAACTTCATGCCCGTTGTAGGGGAGATGAAGGTAATATCCGAACATATAGAGGTCACTTACGCTAATCTGCTTGAGTGCTTCAGAAGAGAGGCGGAATAA